A genomic window from Nicotiana sylvestris chromosome 11, ASM39365v2, whole genome shotgun sequence includes:
- the LOC104233601 gene encoding uncharacterized protein isoform X2 encodes MENSTVQSQRSMSSISISNSLAQHGGTGSASNNNEFVNQGYLLWNQSRLQWLASKKPENRIVEEPMLNWNVSYESLFGTNKRFPQPIPLSDMVDFLADIWEHEGLYD; translated from the exons ATGGAGAACAGTACCGTTCAATCTCAAAGGAGCATGTCTTCCATCAGTATCTCAAATAGCCTCGCTCAACACGGTGGCACTGGCAGTGCTAGCAACAATAATGAATTCGTAAATCAGG GCTATCTTCTTTGGAACCAGTCCAGACTTCAGTGGCTAGCAAGTAAAAAGCCCGAGAACCGAATAGTTGAAGAACCCATGTTAAA TTGGAATGTTTCTTATGAAAGCTTATTTGGGACTAACAAGCGTTTTCCTCAACCAATTCCTCTCTCG GACATGGTCGACTTTCTTGCTGATATTTGGGAGCACGAGGGTTTGTACGATTAA